Within the Gordonia westfalica genome, the region GTTCGCTTCCCGAGGTCGCCGCGGAATGCCAGCCGAGCCCGATGAAGACGACGGCCACTGCGAAGAGCATCATCGCCCCCGCGCGCAGCGGCAGGCGATTGGGCTCACGGTCTGCATTCATCACCGACGACCTTAACGCACCTCGGGTGGCTGACCGGGGTCAGCGTCTCAGGTGATCTCGAAGCCGAGACGACGCGCGGCGCGGGCCTTCTGGCGCGACGCGCGGAGACGGCGGAGTCGCTTGACGAGCATGGGATCCGCGGCCAGGGCCTCCGGCCGGTCGACCAGCGCGTTGAGTACCTGGTAGTACCGGGTCGCCGACAGACCGAACAGTTCCTTGATGGCTTCTTCTTTGGCGCCGGCGTACTTCCACCACTGCCGTTCGAAGGCCAGGATGTCGTGCTCCCGGCGCGACAGACCGTCCGCACCGACCTCGTGCGGGTCGAGCTGGACTCCGTTGTCGGGGGTGGGTTGATCGCCTTCGTTCTGGCTACGCGCAGCTGCGCCGTCCATCTCACTCCCTCACCGAAAACATCTGATGACCCTCACACCGTCGCTGACGTGCACCGATCCGGCGAAGTGATCCAGAAATGCGAATCGGACATCTCGGACACGGCGACGAATCACAACAGTGTGGTTCGCAGACAATCTAACCACGGTCAGGCTGTCCGATGGTGCTGTGACTCGCCACGACGCACGGTCGGTCGCGACCACGGATGAACTCCCGCTGTTAGCCTCACCTCACCACAATCCGTCGATCCGGGGGGAATCGGATGTTCTCAGGTCTCTCACGCGGCGTGAC harbors:
- a CDS encoding DUF3263 domain-containing protein, with protein sequence MDGAAARSQNEGDQPTPDNGVQLDPHEVGADGLSRREHDILAFERQWWKYAGAKEEAIKELFGLSATRYYQVLNALVDRPEALAADPMLVKRLRRLRASRQKARAARRLGFEIT